A stretch of DNA from Candidatus Bathyarchaeota archaeon:
GTGTGGAAAATCTTGTTCATTAAGACTGCTTAGTGTATCCTTTACGTATTTAGCAAAATTTTTTACACAAATGCCAATAGTCACTCTTGGTTTCAACATATAAATGCGACCTTTCGAATTCAAAAAAGTGTGGCCTAAATTAAATTATGTTGTTCAAGCAATTCACGAGTTAATTCTTGTCTTGATTCATCGGCTTTTTGCCAAATTACAAATCTTCGTTTCAAAATTAACGAAATGAATGCAGCCAACAATATGACATTATTTTGTACAGTTTCAACTAAAAGATTTCTTGTTGTAGGAACAATTAGGACAAATATTATACCAAATAAAAGAAGCGGGTATTGTAAAATAACGAAAAATGATATTAAAACCAATAAAGAAAAAATTATTGGATTAAAAACATGTAGAAATATTTCAGATATTGCTATACGTTTAGGCAATACTAAACTTTTTCTTAATAAATACATCAAGCATTTTGTCCAGATTTGTACCAATTGACTGCCTCTACGAATTTTTATGGTAATTTTTCCATTCCAGGTAGTTGGAAAAGCAGTAAAAAAAGTGGCTTCAGGAATAAGGATTGTTCGGGCGTTTTTTTGAACAACATTCAATGCTGTTCCTGTATCATCACAACCTGTTTCGGAATCAAATTTTTCTAAACAATCCCGTTTATAAGCACTAAAGCCCCCTTCAAAAATTATTGTTGAATAAAATTTTGATTCACCAAGTCGGATGCACGACATTAGACTGCGATACAATGCTTCGTTTTTTGTAACCCAAGTACGATTTGGATTTAGTATTACTTCTCGTCCGACAATTGCACCTATGGTTGGATCGGCCAAATATTTCAAAGATTTTTCTAGGATGTCATCCAATAAAAAACAATCAGCATCAGAAACTGAAATAATTTCCCCAGTTGCATGCTTTAATGCAAAATTTAACGCATTTGATTTCCCTTTACGCTCTGTCTCTTTTATTACTTTGAATTTTACGGAGGGGTTATTTCTTAAAAATTTTTCAATTTTTTCTAGTGTACTGTCCTGCGAACCACTGTCAACCAAGAGAATTTGGATTAATTCCCGTGGATACTTCAGTTTTTTCAAGTTTTCTAGTTTAAAATCAATAATTTCTGCTTCATTATAAGTTGGAACCAAAATCGTAACAGTTGGAAAATAATTTTTATCTGTTTTTAAATTCCATGGTTGTGAGGATAAATGCCCCATGTAAATACGATATATAACTGGAAAACCAAAAAAAATTGAACCTAAAACAAGCCAAATTATTAATAAATCCGACATGAGTTATCAGCTAATAAATATTTAAAAAATGGCAATTATGCTTTTAGAAATGGTGGACAAATATCACCACTAAGTTTGAAATATACATCCAATAAGCGTAATTGCAAAGCCCAAGATATTTTGTGAACTAGAAAACTGGTTTGAGGAAAGCTTTGCTTTGCAGCCTTCAAGCTTATTCCATCTTCAATTAATTCAATATTGTTTACATTTCCAACTTTTTCTTTTTCAGCTAATTTTAAGTGACTCACTGAGTGCGGATTAAAATTCATTATTTTTGCAACAACAAAATCAGTTGCTAATGCATCATCACCTGCTAATATGAATCCTGTTTTTTTAGCATATTTACCATGTACAATTAGACCATCTACAATGCAGATATCAGATTTCACCAATTTGTTTATACCAACAATAGTAGAGTGAAGATTTGGATGATATGAAAACTTTCTTGGCTTAGAAATTGCACCAAACATGTTTTTTAAAGAACAAGTCATCCCAACAAGATTGTGTACTTTCATTTTAGGTACATTAATAACAAGATCGGCATCTAGAAGGATTTTGTGAACAGGAAGAACCATTGGTTTTCCATTGACTGTAGTCTCTTTTTCGACAATTTCTCCATCACAAAGGTTTACTAATTCAACATTTTTATCTTTGCAAAGTTTGTCATACCCAAGTATTTTAAATGCGTGTCTTGTTTTCATTGCTGTGGCGTCTGCCTCAGACACAATAATATTAAGGTCTTGACCAAATTTAGCTCTAAGGTAATCAATTATTGCTGAAATAACTCTAGGGTCAGTTGTTTCTCCAGTTGAATAATCCCAATAGTAGCAGAGATTGGCTTTTATGATTACAGTTTCAAGCTTTTTGGGATATTTGTAATCCAATAGTTCAAAGGCACGGCTAACAGTGGACTGAATACCCTGATCAGTAAATGATTTTTGCACAGAAGTTAATACAACTTTAGACACTCAAACCAGCCTCTCATTATGTTTGTAGATATCATCAATGATCTTCATAACTTCAAGTTCTTCGTTCAACGAAACAGGAAGTTCAGTATCGTTCTGAAGTGCATTACAAAATAGGTCCAAAATACAATAAAATGAATGATAATAATAGGTATACCACAAATATTTCAAGGGTTTTCCAGTAATTCTTCTTAGAAAATTACCTGCACCTGCTTTGACGGCGTGAACATGAAGACTTTTAGGTGCAAAAGTATCGGTGGATTTGTATCCGACAGTTCCATGTAGGTTTACTCGAAAATTGAAATTAGGAAATATTGTCTTTGAGAACCATCCAACATTTACACAACAGTTGACATTTGACTTTCCGGAATTAAGTACAACCATTGCTCCATCTTCCACGGGTAATTGAAATCGGTGACCTAACTTGCAATATTCAAGTTTTAGGTCTCCAAACATCCAATTGAGAAGATCAATCAAATGGTAACCAAGATCAAGTAAAGCTCCACCTCCGGCTTGTTCTTTACTTAACCACCATTCAGGAACAGGTGAAGGAACACGACCGTGACCTAAAGGTCCATTAATTACCAGATCAGCGGTGGCATAAACTACATCACCAATTCGACCCTCATCAAGCATGCTCTTTAATTTTTGAACACTATCATAGTATCTGTAGTTTACTCCAGTCATCATCCTAACATTTTCTTTACGAACTTTTGCATCAATCCGTTGTGCTTCAGCTAAACTTCGAGCAAGAGGCTTATCAACAAACAAATCGACCCCCCTTTCTGCAGCTTGAGAAATGCAATCCTCACGCAGAAAATTTGGCAAAGAAATTATCACGGCATCTAAGTCTTCCGACGATAGCAAACGCGCGTAATCATCATATGTTTTTACATTATAACTTTCTGCCATCTTTCTATTTTTTTTAAGTTTATCTGCTACAGCAACCATTTCGACATTTTTTAGGTGTAGAGAATTTAAAAAATGGAGTTGCCCCATTTTACCCATACCAATTAATCCAAGTTTAAGCAAAAATTTCACCTAATGCTAGAATTTTTAAGATTTAAAATCAATTGTTAAACAACAAAATTTGAAGTCATGTTCAAATGCAAATATACATTTTGATTAGTGTAAGCAAAAGTATTTGAGGTAACATTGTAAGTCCAAAGTTCAAAAAGCAATATAGAATAGAATCCATTTCGGTTTGAATCCCAATTCGAATCATAGTTAACTGGAATTGTGATATCATTAATTCGAACATTTTCAATTCGAGTGACATTAAGCTGAATTAGTTCAAAGTCTAGAGCAAAAGCCAAGTAGGTTTCCCAATCATCTTCATCCGAAAGAGTGAATTTAAACTCTTCAATTACAGGTAATGAGCTGGGTTCAGCAGTACTCGAATTTGGAAGTTGATTAACGGTGTTACATAGTTTAACACGTAATGAATACTCTGTAACCTGATTTAGTTGATTGCGTACGCCTAAATATATAACATAATTTTGATTGGAAGTAATGTTATGTGGATAATTTTCTGCTGTACGTTCTGGACCTAATAGCCAGAGTTCAGAAAATGGATCGCTATTTTTAGTTAATAGATTGCTTAAAAGTGGCGCAATTATCCAAACTAGGGTTACGCTAATTATTAAAATTGAAACTATTAGAATTTTTGATTTAGAAACCATTTATGTTAACTCCTATTTTGCCTCTTGTTTGACAACTTTTGGTAGAGGGGAATCGTTACCATTTGATAATTCAGTGTTAGGGCACATTTTTTCTAATAACATCCTTTGATGTTCAATGTAGTTTAATTGCTGTGTAACATTTGCTTGGGATTTGGCATATTCATTAAACTTTGTTAAAAATTTTTTCCCTTTGGGAGTAATTTCGTAACAATTCTTTTTTCCACAAATAATTAATCCAGATTCAGTTACGTCATTTAAGTATTGAACTAGTAGACTGTAACTTAAGTAAGCTTGGTACATTATTTGAGTTTTCTTTGCCCCGTTGTTAGAATCAACTACAGAAAGAATTTTTGCTACTATTCTTAAACGGCTTCTATGTTTACCCATTTTGGCACACAAACTCACAAAATTAATTAATAAAAAAATAACCAAGAATTCAAAACAGGAAAGATGTCGTATCCTCGGAAATCTCTCCTGATTGGAGCAGACAAGGATCACATTTCACTGGTTTTTACGTTAAATTGAATAACTCGGAGTAAATATATAAACAATCAGGAAACCATTTTATAGAGCAAAAAAATAGAAGATAATTCTATAAAAATTAATTTAAAAAAATATGGTTATAACAGCTTTCCAGGATGAACTTTCGCAACTATTTGTCCGTCATCCATAACTAAAGTTCCATTTACAAAAGTTTTTGTAGGCTTGCCTTTAACTTGAAGATCATCAAAAGGAGAATATTTTGCTTTTGAAAAAAACAAAGAAGAATCAATTTTATGTTTCATTTTCAAGTCTACAACTACAAGGTCCGCCCAATTTCCTTCCTTTATGTTACCCCGGTTAGACAATCGAAATATTACTGCAGGCCGTTGAGCTGTCCATCTAACAAGTTCAGCAAAAGACAGTTGTCCTTGGTTTATCCTATTTAATAAAAGCACCAAAGTAGTCTCTAGTCCAGGTACACCAGGTGGAACTTGCCATATCGAATCTGCTTTTTTTTCAGTAAAAGCATGAGGGGCATGATCCGAAGCAATTATATCAACTAAACCATGCTTAACAGCAGTCTGTAAGCTTGCTACATCCTTTTGTTGTCGCAAAGGAGGATCCGTGAGGGCAAGACTACCAGAAACAGCATATTGTTCATCAGAAAGAAACAAATTATGAGGAGTGACTTCACAAGTTACGGGCAATCCTGCTTTCTTTGCGTCCAGAATTACATCAAGACCTAACTTGGAACTTACATGACAAAAATGAACAGAGATATCAAATCTTTTTATTATCGAAACAATGCGTCGTATTGATTTCGCTTCAGCCAATGGAGAATGGGATTTAACATAAGACATCAAATTTGATTGCCCTGAAACTTCAAATTCCTTTTTTTTGGTTTGAATTATTTCACGATCTTCTGCATGAATCAAAATTAGAGCACTGTTTTCTGAAGCTACCTGAAAAGCATTAACTAACGACTGATCATCATCAACGTTAACGCCTCCTATTTTTCCAGCTAAATAGACTTTGAAGCCTTTGCCCCCCATTTCAACAATTTTCGGTATTTCATTAATGTCTTTAGGAAAAGCTGAATTGAAACCAACGTTTACTAGTAATTGGTTTTCTGCTAATTTCATTCGCTGTTTAAGGGAAAAAGAATCCATTGTAACAGGGTTGTTGTTAGGCATATCGATTACAGAAGTTACACCTCCAGCGGCTGCAGCAGCAGTCCCAGTTTTGAAGGTTTCTTTATATGCCAATTGTTGATCACGCAAATGGACGTGACCATCAATTAATCCAGGAAGAATTATGTTGCCGTTCAGATTGATCCTTGTTGACCCATTAGGAAGGTTCAAATCTTTAGCAATTTTGACAATTTTTCCGCCATCAATTCCGATTCCTGCTTCGATTAGTTCCCCACCAAAATAAAGTTTGCAATTGTAAAGCACAGTGTCGATTGTCACGATTAAACCTTCAAAGAATTATCGATTACAGATTTTATAAGCGTACAGGCAAATCAAATAATAAAAAAAATAAAACAAAGCTCGGACGCTTATACATCCGTTTTACTGAAGATCCATTTAGGATTAACCCGAACAAACTTACAAATCTTTAGAGATCCATTTGGCAGTCTTCACAAAGGTAGGTTCCATCAATTTCATCCAAGTTTTCTGACCAGCTTCCGCATTGTTCACAGTATCCTGCTGAAGGATTTGATTCCGAATCGTTTTCATCCAAGTCCACATCTCGTTCTATTCGAGCTTTTTCTTGCATATTTTCTAAAAGTTCAGGAGTTATTGCCAAAATATCTCTGCTTGAAATGATTCCCACTAGATTTCCTTTGTAGACTACACCCATTCTTCGGATGTCAAGTTTACTCATTCGACGAGCAGTTTCAGTCAGTTTTTCCTCAGGGTCTACTGTGATTAGGGGTGTTGACATGACTTCTTTAGCAGTTAATTTGCTAGGTTTAAGGTTTTTAGCTAAAACCCGTGTTACCAGATCACGTTCAGTTATTATCCCGAGAGCTTTTCCATCCTTGCTTGTTACTATAATACAGCCTAAACGGTCACTGCTCATTAGTTGTGCTGTTTTGTCCACAGTAGTATCTTCAGGAGTTGTTACTGCAGGGCTGCTCATTACATCTTTGACTAACATTCTTGGTCTTAATCCTATTTCAGCCATGGCTTTACACCAACATCATTATGACATGAATTGAAAGAACTATTAAATTGTTCCTGAGCCCAACGCTCAAGTTCTTTCTAAAACTCCGTTTTATTACAACATTTTTAAAGGTTTTCATGAGAAAAACAAAAAAGGGAACAGATTGAACTAAAAAGTTGCTCCAATGATTTTCCCTAGTTTTTACAAGTTTTTTCTAATTCAGCAAATGTTGCTGATTATCATTTCCATTTATTTCTTTTCTGCGATCTATTGTTTGTTTTCACCAATTAAATCTAATTCATACTGACGACAAGGATACAGTAAAACTATTAAAGGCCATCAAACATTTTCGCCTTTGTGACGGTAAAATGCCAGTAAAAGGATACGACTCTGTTAATCTTCCTTCAGGACTTTATTTAAAAGTAAAAAATTTAGTTAAAACCCGAACCGACCTAGGCTACAGAAGCGTGACAGAATTTGTTGCCGAATCAGTTAGAAAAAGAACAGAAGAAATCGAAAAAATAAACGCAACAAAACCACAAACATAATAAAAGTTGCATCTAATTATGTATTCCACTAAATAGTTGAGCAAAAATTGGCGGGGTAAGCGCATTTTTTCGCTTTCTCTAGCTCGCGCACCTCATTTATTTGATGGTGAAAGATCTTAAGACCGCCACAAAAACAAGAATCTATATTCACCCTGCTGCTAACGCGGCAGGTATACGGTTATGTTTTTATAAAAAAGACAATTATTTGTTCCATATTAAAAGCAAAAAATTGTATTAACCTTTTAAAGTTAAAAGATTTAGTGGACTCAAAGGCGGCTGAAAGGAAGATGGCGTTTTTCAGGTTTAAGTGGCTTTTGATACTTGAAGCTCTGTTCGCAGGTGCTTACATAGCTCTGACCAGAGGCTTGTTTATCATATACTTAAGCTTCCTAGAATACCGCGTTGAAGAGATATCGTTGGTACTTTTTGTGGCAGCAGCTGTATCCTTGCTGATCAGTATTCTTTTGTATAAGCATCTTTCTTTTGTAGTCAATAAGGTAAAACTAAAATTAACCATTTTTTATGTCCTTGAAAGAATTGTTTGGTTGTTAATGCCCTTTGCAACCAACAGTTTATTGGTCATTGGGTTGTTCACTATTTTCACCCTCCTTTCATCTCTAATAGGAATTTTCTTAGTGTTCGCCATATACGGCTCTTTGACGGAAACGGACGTACGGGAAGTGACAGCAAAGAGAACTGCGTTGAGCGGCCTTTCCAGCGTCTTGGGCTTTGGCATGGGTGTTTTCTTGTTAGCATTCCTGCCCGAAGAAACTAAATTCTTAGCAATTTTCTTTTTAGGCTCAGTTATCGGTCTACTATCGACGTTTCTTATTCTCTCTTTGGATTTGTCAAATCTTGAAGGCTCGTTGCATCCTCAAGTCGTTGAAAAGCCTGAGAAGATATTTTCAACATCTGCCTATGTTGTTGTTTTGATGGCTTCAGGCAGCCTTGTTGATATTGTGTGGGTTCCCTACGTAATGAATCAGCTGATAGGTCCTGACTGGTTAGCCGCCTCCATGAGTCTCGCGGGAACATCCGCAAGCATACTAGCTTCGTTACTTTGGAGAAAAAGCACCTTCAAGACTTTGGGAGTTGCGCTTGCTTTGAACGCGTTGACGCCCATTTTGATAATGTGGATCCCTTGGCCCGAACTTCATGTTGGAATAAACGCTTTTGCCTCTTTTTCCTTCACCGGCGCCAACTTCATAGGCGTATTTCTTTTTGCAAGATATACAAAATGGTTTGGGGCTGCTAAATCAAGCATATTACTCATAATACTTGGGAATACAGCTATGTTAATAGCCACTCCTTTAGGCATGATTTCTATGGGAAATTATTTTGTAGTCTTTTTGATGGTTTTCGCCATAAGAATAGCATCTGTCGGCTTGGCATTCCTTACTATCCCTGAGGTTGCTGTGGTTCCTGAAGATGTTGCTAGCACTTATTCCCAAATCTTATACACCACTAGCATCTCGGGCTATCGGATTAGCGTTCATTTTTCCAAAGAAACAATATTGACCACACTCAAACTGCTTGGCTTTTCAATTATTTTAGTCGCTCTGTACGTGATATATCGTACCCTGTGGCTGCTAGTAATGTGACCACATACTTAATAGCGTGGTGAAACAAAAGTTATCAACAAAGATATGCTAATTTTCTCAGAGGCGATATCAGTTGGCTGCTGAAAATTTGTTTGATATGTTGCGAGAAGCACTCGCCCAAATTGCAGTGGAGACTTTGCAGCTTTTGCCCAATATATTCCTAGCATTAATAATCACCGCGATAACTTTCGTGATGATTAAAGTTTTGAACTATTTTTTCAAAAGGGTGTTGAAACTAGTAAAACTGGATGATATGTTTAAGAGGTTTGCTGGTTTTTCTCTCCCTTTCACGACTGACGGATTACTAATATTCTTAGCTGATTTAGGTGTAGTCTTGATTGCTATTTACGCCATAACCAACGTATTCTTCGGTCCTCAGTATTTACAATTTATCAACGAATGTCTTTATTATGGTGCCCGTATTGTCAGCATATTGGTTATTTCCATAATTTTTCTCACTATCTTTAATTTGCTCATAGGCAGAATAAATGTTGAGAGCAGGCTGAAAAGCTACGCTATGTTGTTAGTCCTGCTTCTGGTCACAGCTATGTTGATTGATGTCACAGCCCTTAGTGATCACGTGAAACAATCGTTAACCACAGGGTTGTCAATTGGAGTAGGAATCTCCATAGGTATTTTCGCTTTCTGGTTCTTCTTCCATGACTATTTCGACAGTATGCTAAAGAATAATTTCAACAAAAAAACGGAAGAAGAAGAGTAGCCTATTCCAAGCAGCATTTTTTTATTTTTGCTGACAACTATTGAGTTTTAAATTTTACGTCTGGGAAGTTTATAATACTCAATGTTGTAGATTCTTTTGTTATGTTCTTGGAATTTTGAATTTCGTCAATTTTTCCTCAGAACATAAGGACCAAACTCAGCAGCCTATCAATTATCTAATTGCCAAAACCCACAAAAGTCCACCTGCTGTCACAGCTTTCGCAAGTTACAGTCTGCTCATTTATCACTTAAATCTCCAAAAATTCGATTAAACAAAAAAGAAGGGAACGTAAAAAGGTACAGCATATTACGTATTCGCTTCTAAAATGGCGGGTCCGCGGGGATTTGAACCCCGGATTTCCGGCTTCGGAGGCTTGCACACCATTTATAGAGGTTCGGCGCCTTAATCCTGGCTGGGCTACGGACCCTTTGTGTTCATTGGTTCAGTCATGTTCTATAAAATAAGGATTGTTACAGCAGTTCCATACAACAAGCTGTAGGTCATGTTTCTATTAGGTCTTCGTTTATCCACCATGCTTTGCATTTACCATTTCTTTGTCCAGCGTAGTATTCGACAATTGGTTTTCCCAGTTGATTTTTGGACGTTTTTTCAAGTTTACGTAACCTGTTTAATACAAGCCACCTGTTAGTTTCTAGGTGTTCAGCAATTTCAGGGGTCGTGGCACCCCTGTAGTCGATAAGAAAAGTTACAAGTTTGCGGTCGATGCTGTCCACACAAAAAACGTATGGATTTGTTTTTCCAGATTCATGGGCTAAAATCTCAAGTTTGGCTAAGCTGTTTTTAATAGTGTTAACTGTTTTTGTGAGTTGAATAAGGTTATTTTCAAGTTCCAATAATTTGTTTGCCCGGGGAGTTTGCTCAAGTTTTTCAAATATCGCTTCCCGGATAAAGTTGCTTCGATCTCCTTCGGGAATCCGTAAGGCTAGTTCTTGATAAAGGTCTACAGGCAACTTTGCAGAAACAACAGTGAATTTAGCCACATCAGCCACCATACACCTAGGTTAACAACACATAGCTAAAAGCATTTGACAAAAATCAAAGATATTGCACTCTTTAATCTTTGTAAACGTACGAAGTTTGATATACAATCTGCAAAAGTTTTATAGAAAAACTACTTATTACTGGGTTGGAATATGTTTGTTAGTTTTTCTAATATAGTAAACGGAATGTTCAAGATTTTTGAAAGTGGCCCAAGGGCGTTTATTGTTTCTTTGAGATATTGGATGTCTGTTCTGTTGATTGCCCTAAACAGAGGCGCCATAAAAAGGAACACGGCAACAAATACCACTGCCCCCAGTATGAGGTTTATCCAGCTGGCTTGTTGGAGTTGAGAAATTACAAGAAAAGTTACTGCTGCGCTTGCTGTGGATGCGCTTAGAATTTTTGCTGAAGATAAGTAATCTATGCTGGCGTTGTAATGTTTGTTTATCCACCAAAGGGCTAGAAGGGTGCTGGGGATTCCAGCAACAAGGTAAGTAGCCAATAGCCCTATAACGCCAAACAGGGGAATCAAAATTAAACTCAGGGATAACCCCATTGCGGCGGTTATCAGGGTTAGTTTGAGGTTGACTTCAGTTCGTCCTTGGCTGTTGATTACGTTTCCTGCACTTAAACTGCCAATTGCAGTGTACAAGTAGATAGCTACATACAAGGCAACATACAGGGGAGTAAACTCAAATTTGTCCCCAAACAAGGTGTAAATTGCAGGTTGCGCCAAAACCATCACCGCCAGTGTAGCAGGTGCAACAATCAGGGTAGCGTATTTTACAGATGACCTAAAAACTGTTTTAAGGAGTTCAGACTCTGTTTGCTGGTTGATTTTAGAAAAGGCTGGAAACAGTATAGTATTCAGGGGAACCACAAAGAAAGTTAAGATAACCGAAAAACTCAAGGCAATGAAATAGTTGCCCATGATTAAATCTGAACTATAAATAGCTAAAAGGGTACTGTAAAACTGTGTTAAAAAAGCGTTAATAGTCCATGCAATGGACACGGGGATTCCATACCGAAACATAGACTTCAATGTAGAAATTATCTGCAACGGTCCCGAAAACTTGTGTAAGCCCCGATAAACTGCAAAATACAAACCAATCATTCCAAGGGCTCCTGCAACTAAATAGGATGTAGCATCACCTAAAGTTGCACCATATACGCCATAGCCCAATTTTACAAGCAAGACCATCAAGCCAGTTTTAACCCCCGATTGCACAACCAGCATTGCGCTGTATAACCCCATTTTTTCGTAACCCGTAAAAGCAGATTGAGCTGCTTTCATCAGGGCTTCTGCAAAAATGATGATGGATGCAATTTGAATCAGCCCAGTGATTTCAGGTCTGTCGTAAATTTGGGCAAAAAAACCTGAAAGCAA
This window harbors:
- a CDS encoding glycosyltransferase; this encodes MSDLLIIWLVLGSIFFGFPVIYRIYMGHLSSQPWNLKTDKNYFPTVTILVPTYNEAEIIDFKLENLKKLKYPRELIQILLVDSGSQDSTLEKIEKFLRNNPSVKFKVIKETERKGKSNALNFALKHATGEIISVSDADCFLLDDILEKSLKYLADPTIGAIVGREVILNPNRTWVTKNEALYRSLMSCIRLGESKFYSTIIFEGGFSAYKRDCLEKFDSETGCDDTGTALNVVQKNARTILIPEATFFTAFPTTWNGKITIKIRRGSQLVQIWTKCLMYLLRKSLVLPKRIAISEIFLHVFNPIIFSLLVLISFFVILQYPLLLFGIIFVLIVPTTRNLLVETVQNNVILLAAFISLILKRRFVIWQKADESRQELTRELLEQHNLI
- a CDS encoding DUF362 domain-containing protein translates to MSKVVLTSVQKSFTDQGIQSTVSRAFELLDYKYPKKLETVIIKANLCYYWDYSTGETTDPRVISAIIDYLRAKFGQDLNIIVSEADATAMKTRHAFKILGYDKLCKDKNVELVNLCDGEIVEKETTVNGKPMVLPVHKILLDADLVINVPKMKVHNLVGMTCSLKNMFGAISKPRKFSYHPNLHSTIVGINKLVKSDICIVDGLIVHGKYAKKTGFILAGDDALATDFVVAKIMNFNPHSVSHLKLAEKEKVGNVNNIELIEDGISLKAAKQSFPQTSFLVHKISWALQLRLLDVYFKLSGDICPPFLKA
- a CDS encoding Gfo/Idh/MocA family oxidoreductase, with protein sequence MLKLGLIGMGKMGQLHFLNSLHLKNVEMVAVADKLKKNRKMAESYNVKTYDDYARLLSSEDLDAVIISLPNFLREDCISQAAERGVDLFVDKPLARSLAEAQRIDAKVRKENVRMMTGVNYRYYDSVQKLKSMLDEGRIGDVVYATADLVINGPLGHGRVPSPVPEWWLSKEQAGGGALLDLGYHLIDLLNWMFGDLKLEYCKLGHRFQLPVEDGAMVVLNSGKSNVNCCVNVGWFSKTIFPNFNFRVNLHGTVGYKSTDTFAPKSLHVHAVKAGAGNFLRRITGKPLKYLWYTYYYHSFYCILDLFCNALQNDTELPVSLNEELEVMKIIDDIYKHNERLV
- a CDS encoding DUF1616 domain-containing protein — translated: MVSKSKILIVSILIISVTLVWIIAPLLSNLLTKNSDPFSELWLLGPERTAENYPHNITSNQNYVIYLGVRNQLNQVTEYSLRVKLCNTVNQLPNSSTAEPSSLPVIEEFKFTLSDEDDWETYLAFALDFELIQLNVTRIENVRINDITIPVNYDSNWDSNRNGFYSILLFELWTYNVTSNTFAYTNQNVYLHLNMTSNFVV
- a CDS encoding dihydroorotase family protein produces the protein MTIDTVLYNCKLYFGGELIEAGIGIDGGKIVKIAKDLNLPNGSTRINLNGNIILPGLIDGHVHLRDQQLAYKETFKTGTAAAAAGGVTSVIDMPNNNPVTMDSFSLKQRMKLAENQLLVNVGFNSAFPKDINEIPKIVEMGGKGFKVYLAGKIGGVNVDDDQSLVNAFQVASENSALILIHAEDREIIQTKKKEFEVSGQSNLMSYVKSHSPLAEAKSIRRIVSIIKRFDISVHFCHVSSKLGLDVILDAKKAGLPVTCEVTPHNLFLSDEQYAVSGSLALTDPPLRQQKDVASLQTAVKHGLVDIIASDHAPHAFTEKKADSIWQVPPGVPGLETTLVLLLNRINQGQLSFAELVRWTAQRPAVIFRLSNRGNIKEGNWADLVVVDLKMKHKIDSSLFFSKAKYSPFDDLQVKGKPTKTFVNGTLVMDDGQIVAKVHPGKLL
- a CDS encoding CBS domain-containing protein; amino-acid sequence: MAEIGLRPRMLVKDVMSSPAVTTPEDTTVDKTAQLMSSDRLGCIIVTSKDGKALGIITERDLVTRVLAKNLKPSKLTAKEVMSTPLITVDPEEKLTETARRMSKLDIRRMGVVYKGNLVGIISSRDILAITPELLENMQEKARIERDVDLDENDSESNPSAGYCEQCGSWSENLDEIDGTYLCEDCQMDL
- a CDS encoding oligosaccharide flippase family protein, whose translation is MRREHVLVDKAKDLGKVSAKGGFNLFWGIALSSVITALGIILIGRDLTGEQMGLVSIVLIAPNLIKTFRDLGVDQATIKYVAQYRAEDKLDKVKQIIASEVLFEFLVGFVLFACSFLLSGFFAQIYDRPEITGLIQIASIIIFAEALMKAAQSAFTGYEKMGLYSAMLVVQSGVKTGLMVLLVKLGYGVYGATLGDATSYLVAGALGMIGLYFAVYRGLHKFSGPLQIISTLKSMFRYGIPVSIAWTINAFLTQFYSTLLAIYSSDLIMGNYFIALSFSVILTFFVVPLNTILFPAFSKINQQTESELLKTVFRSSVKYATLIVAPATLAVMVLAQPAIYTLFGDKFEFTPLYVALYVAIYLYTAIGSLSAGNVINSQGRTEVNLKLTLITAAMGLSLSLILIPLFGVIGLLATYLVAGIPSTLLALWWINKHYNASIDYLSSAKILSASTASAAVTFLVISQLQQASWINLILGAVVFVAVFLFMAPLFRAINRTDIQYLKETINALGPLSKILNIPFTILEKLTNIFQPSNK